CCTGCTTCAATAACATCCATCAGAAGGCTCTCCCTCAAGACTAGCGGAATATTCCCTACCACGGTATAAGTAACATCCAAGTCTAGATCCAGTTGTTCCCTCGAGGGGATCCTTCCTATTGCATCAACGTTGCTCTCATACCTTCTATCTATGCTCATCAACTCGAGCTCTCCAGTTATTTTGGAGTAGAAGTAGTGTGGATAAATGGGGACTCCTACCACGTACTCCTGTATTTGAACGTTCTTTAGATCTTCCTTACTTCTTATCCCGAGGAATTTCTCAGCTTTCTCCCAGAAGTCTTTCGAGCTTTTAGCTATGAAATATCCCCTTCCTCCCTTGGCCCCGTGGGGTTTCACTATGACGGGACGATCTATATCATCGGGATCTTCGTAAATCCTGGGAAGGGTAAGCTTAGCCTTTTCCAGCCATTTCCTCTCTAAGCTCCTGTCGCTCTCCCATTTAAGTACCTCTTTATTTCCAAAGTAGGGAACCCTCATTTTTTCAACTAGCTCAACGCCGAGGTGAGCTATAAAGGAACCAGTGGGGATAACTACAGCATCGAGCTCCAGAAGCTTATCCTCCGGGTAATCCCCCTCAAGAAAGTAGTCCGCAACTGGAAAATACTTAGTATATAGCAACTTAACCCTAGGCTTTCCAAAAGCTATAGTCCCAAATCCCTCGTCTTTGGCCCCTTTGAGTATTTGGAGGGCCGAATGAGAGGCATAGGTTGCTATCCTAACCACTCTGATATCACCATGTTCATGTTAAAAATTGGCAATTTTTAAGATTTATTTTACCATATTCTATGCAAAATACTTAGTTTTAGCATCGAATAGCTTGGTTTTTAAGTTCTCATTGAAATGTTGGAACGGGGATGAACATGAGATGGAAGGTGATAGCTGGAATAGTGATGATACTGCTCGTCGCTGGATGCATAGGAGGAAAAGGAGAAGAGGAGAAAACGCTGACTGTTTACGCCTATGACAGCCTAGAGTACTGGCTCAAGGAGGTTATCCCTGAGTTTGAGAAAGAGTACAACGTTAAAGTTAATTTAGTCCTAGTTGGAAGCACGGGGGAACTTGTAAACAGGCTAATACTCGAAAAGGATAATCCGCAGGCAGACGTAGTAGTTGGAATAGACAACACGTTCCTTGCAAAGGCCTTAAGTGCCGGAGTGCTTGATACTTACAAGCCCAGGAACATAGATGAGTTGTATCCTTGGCTCGTGGAGAAGTTTGATCCAACTTACCATTTAATTCCCTTCGACTATGGATTCCTAGCCTTCAACTACAGAACGGATATGGTTAAAGAACCTCCCAAAAGCTTAGACGACTTATTAAATGAGAAATGGAAAGGGAAAATAATTATAGAGGATCCGAGAACTAGCTCTCCTGGGTTAGCATTCATGTTTTGGACGATAGCCGTTTACAAGGATAAATGGCTCGAATACTGGGCGAAGCTCAAGGATAACGTTCAGATCGTCAAGGGATGGAGCGCTGCATGGGAAGCCTTCAGCAAGGGAGAGTTTCCAGTGGTCTTGAGTTATGTAACCTCCCCGGCCGCAACCGTCTACTACGATAACAAAACGAACGTGAGAGCAATCATATTTAGAGAGGGGAACTACCTCCAGATCGAGGGGGTTGGAATAATTAAGGGAAGTAAAAACAGGAAATTGGCCGAGAGATTCGTAGAGTTCCTAATAAGTCAAAAAGCCCAGGAAAAACTACCAACGACGCAGTGGATGTTCCCAGCTAATAAGAACGTTAAGCTTCCAGAGGTTTACAAGTATAACCCAAAGGTTGATTTCAGTAAAGCCGTCTATTTAGATCCAAAACTCATTCAGGAAAACTACGAGAAGTGGATAAGGGAGTGGACTGCTGTGGTAGTCGAGGGAAAGAATCCTAAGGAAGTATCTTGAATTCTCTAACTCTAATTCTAACCTTTTTTGGAATTTTCTTTCCAATCCTACTCAAAAGTTCCTCAGCTATTATCTCCCTCCCCTCGATTGATAACCTCAGCCTTACCCTCCCTGGAAGGAGCTCATAACCTATAACCTCGGCCTCAATCCCTTCTCCAACCGCTACGTTCTCAGGCCTAAAGAATATCTTCCCCTTCCCCTCCCTACCAACTTCAAAGCAAAGATCACCCAAGCATGCTCTTCCTTCCTTAGCTTCAAGTTCCACTATATTACTTATCCCCAGGAAATTCGCGACGAACTCGTTTTTCGGGTTATAGTAAAGATCGTAAGGTTCACCAACCTGCTCTATCCTTCCAAAGTTCATAACCGCTATCCTATCGCTTAGCACCATGGCCTCTTCCTGATCGTGGGTAACGTAAATTGTCGTTATGCCGAGCTCCTTCACTATCCTCTTAATTTCCCCCCTAAGCTTTTCCCTGACCTTCGCATCGAGATTACTAAGGGGCTCATCGAGGAGCAGTACATCGGGCTCTATTACAAGGGCCCTCGCCAGGGCAACCCTCTGCTGTTGCCCTCCACTCAGTTCCTCAGGTAGTCTATTTTCAAATCCTCTCAGCCCAACTAAGTCTAGAACTTCCCTAACCCTCTTTTCTATTTCCATCCTGGGTACCCGTCTAACTTCCAAGCCAAAGGCTACGTTTTTGAATACTGTCATATGGGGGAAGAGGGCATAATCCTGGAAGACTAATCCGATGTTCCTCTCGTAAGGGGGAAGATCCGTAATATCCCTACCATCAAAGTACACCCTACCTTTATCCGGCTTCTCAAGCCCAGCTATTATCCTTAGGGTTGTTGTCTTACCACATCCGCTCGGGCCTAAAAGGGTGAGTAGTTCACCATCTTTAACGCTTAAGCTAACCTTTAACTCGAACTCCCCAAACCTCTTGATTATATCCCTAAGTTCAATGCTCACCATACCTCTTCACCGATCCTTTCAATTAGGAGGAAGCTGAGCATTGATATAGCCATTAATATGACGGAGAGCGCTGACGCTGGTCCGAACTGTCTCGAGCTTATGAACTTATATATAGCTAGTGTCAGGGTTGTATACTCGGGTTTAGCAAGCATGTACGTGGTAGCCAGCTCGGCTACGCTTATGGCAAAGGCGAAGACCGAAGCAACGAGGACACCTCCCTTGATTAGAGGTAATTCAATCCTCATAAAAGAGTAAGCTTCATTGGCCCCCAAGGTTAGGGCCGCTTCGCTTAGATTCTTCTTAACCTTCTGAATTGCCAAGGAAACAGTTCTGAATACGAAAGGATAGGCGACTGTTGCATGCGCGAGAGCTATAAGGATCCAGTGTCCATAAATTGGAGAGCTTCTGAAGGTTATTAAGTACCCAAGCCCAAGTATAACCGGGGAAGACGCTAAGGGAAGAGTAACTAAGACATCTATGATGCTTTTTCCTCTAAGTTTCTTCCTAATAGATAGATAAGCTAACGGGAGTGAGAGTAACAAGGATATACCCACCGCTAGAAATCCAAATCTAAGTGTGTTCAGTAAGGCAAAGAGGCTGCTCGTTCCAAACATGGGATTGTACTCCTGGGAGAAAGCTCTTCTATACCACTCAAAGCTGAATTTACCGTTGAACATGAAAGAGTCGA
This Pyrococcus horikoshii OT3 DNA region includes the following protein-coding sequences:
- a CDS encoding ABC transporter ATP-binding protein: MVSIELRDIIKRFGEFELKVSLSVKDGELLTLLGPSGCGKTTTLRIIAGLEKPDKGRVYFDGRDITDLPPYERNIGLVFQDYALFPHMTVFKNVAFGLEVRRVPRMEIEKRVREVLDLVGLRGFENRLPEELSGGQQQRVALARALVIEPDVLLLDEPLSNLDAKVREKLRGEIKRIVKELGITTIYVTHDQEEAMVLSDRIAVMNFGRIEQVGEPYDLYYNPKNEFVANFLGISNIVELEAKEGRACLGDLCFEVGREGKGKIFFRPENVAVGEGIEAEVIGYELLPGRVRLRLSIEGREIIAEELLSRIGKKIPKKVRIRVREFKILP
- a CDS encoding formate--phosphoribosylaminoimidazolecarboxamide ligase; protein product: MVRIATYASHSALQILKGAKDEGFGTIAFGKPRVKLLYTKYFPVADYFLEGDYPEDKLLELDAVVIPTGSFIAHLGVELVEKMRVPYFGNKEVLKWESDRSLERKWLEKAKLTLPRIYEDPDDIDRPVIVKPHGAKGGRGYFIAKSSKDFWEKAEKFLGIRSKEDLKNVQIQEYVVGVPIYPHYFYSKITGELELMSIDRRYESNVDAIGRIPSREQLDLDLDVTYTVVGNIPLVLRESLLMDVIEAGERVVKASEELMGGLWGPFCLEGVFTPDMEFVVFEISARIVAGTNLFINGSPYTWLKYDEPMSTGRRIAREIKIAIEEGKLEEVVT
- a CDS encoding thiamine ABC transporter substrate-binding protein encodes the protein MNMRWKVIAGIVMILLVAGCIGGKGEEEKTLTVYAYDSLEYWLKEVIPEFEKEYNVKVNLVLVGSTGELVNRLILEKDNPQADVVVGIDNTFLAKALSAGVLDTYKPRNIDELYPWLVEKFDPTYHLIPFDYGFLAFNYRTDMVKEPPKSLDDLLNEKWKGKIIIEDPRTSSPGLAFMFWTIAVYKDKWLEYWAKLKDNVQIVKGWSAAWEAFSKGEFPVVLSYVTSPAATVYYDNKTNVRAIIFREGNYLQIEGVGIIKGSKNRKLAERFVEFLISQKAQEKLPTTQWMFPANKNVKLPEVYKYNPKVDFSKAVYLDPKLIQENYEKWIREWTAVVVEGKNPKEVS